GAACGTTCCCGCCTCCGGGCCCCCGACCAGCCGGCCGAACAGGGGCTCGCCGTCGAAGCGGGGCACGCAGAGCCAGTCGATCGCGCCGTCGTTGGCGACCAGGGCAGCGGTGCGCGTGTCACCCAGCAGCCCGTAGTCGCTGATCGGGGCCGGGGACCGAGGGCACGTCGCGTCGGGCTCACCAGTCATGGCGAGCGCCTCGTAGCGAGTCGGGCGGCACGGGTCAGTCGGCCTGGAGGAGCAGTCCGAGGACGACCCCGTAGATGACGTGGACGACGGCCGCGACCGAGGGAGTCTGGACGCCGTAGTTGAGGGCGAACAGGCCGGGCGGCTCCAGCACCGCCGTGCTGGCCGGTCCGGCCCGCTGCGAGGCCATGCGCGGGTGGACACCGGGAAGCAGCGGCAGGATCACCGTCAGCGAGATCCCGACGTGGAGCATCCCGAGCAGCGCCCCGATCCACCAGGTGGCCCGGTGCAGCAGGGCGAACGTGGCCGCGTATCCGAACGCGAAGCCCTGACCGACACCGAGGTGGATGAAGAACCCGACGACCCGGGCCCGGTCGGGATCCTCGGTGACGAGGGTCCCGAGTACCAGGGGAAGGTCGAGGCGAGTGAGGCCGGCCAGCTGAGCAGAAATCAGCGCCGCGGTGAGCGCCACGGTGGCGACCAACCCGAACAACGCCCATCCGGCCCAGTCCATCTCAACAGTCGCACCGGGGCGTCGAAACGCGGTACGGCGGCGTTGTCGCGGCCATCGGTCCACCCTTCGGCTGGACAACGTAAAGATCCACCGGGCCTGATCGGGCAACCGCCTCGCGCCGGCATGCGGCCGCAGCGGCCGCCCGTTTTTCACCATAAGACACCGGACCCGCGGCATCGGCCTGCTTGCCGAGTACGGCTGGCCGAGGCACCGGGGCACGGTGCGTGCGGCGCCGGCAGCAGCGACCACCACCCACTGCCGGGCCGGTGTGAGATCCATCGCCCGTGGGAAGGTCCGGGTGAGCTTGAGACGTTGTCCGGCACATGCCGGCGATGGATGTCGTGGTTATCGGGGCCGGACAGGCGGGGCTGTCCAGCGCGTACCACCTGCGCTCCTCCGGTCTTGACTTCGCCGTGCTGGACGCCGATGCGGCCCCGGGCGGGGCCTGGCAGCACCGGTGGCCGACGCTGCGCATGGCCACCGTGCACGGGATCTTCGACCTGCCCGGCATGCATTTCACGCCTCCGTCGCCGGACGAACCAGCCGCCGGCGCGGTATCGGCCTATTTCGCCGCCTTTGAGCGTGCATTCGGGATCGACGTGCAGCGGCCCGTCGCCGTCACGGCCGTCCGAGACGCCGGCGACGGACGACTCCTGGTCGAATCCGACAACAGCACCTGGACCACGCGGGCACTGATCAACGCCACTGGAACGTGGACCAGGCCGTTCGTGCCTTGCTACCCGGGACAGGAAACGTTCCACGGGCGGCAGCTGCACACCGCCCACTACCGGGGGCCGGCGGAATTCGCCGGGAAGCGGGTGGTTGTCGTCGGGGGTGGAACGTCGGCCGTGCAGCTCCTGGTCGAGATCGCCGACGTCGCGGC
This sequence is a window from Micromonospora sp. NBRC 110009. Protein-coding genes within it:
- a CDS encoding FAD-dependent oxidoreductase encodes the protein MDVVVIGAGQAGLSSAYHLRSSGLDFAVLDADAAPGGAWQHRWPTLRMATVHGIFDLPGMHFTPPSPDEPAAGAVSAYFAAFERAFGIDVQRPVAVTAVRDAGDGRLLVESDNSTWTTRALINATGTWTRPFVPCYPGQETFHGRQLHTAHYRGPAEFAGKRVVVVGGGTSAVQLLVEIADVAATTTWVTRRPPVFRDGPFTPDYGREVVAKVEARVRAGLPPGSIASASELAWTPQLQEAGARGLLRRRPMFDRIVPDGVQWRDGAAQDADVILWCTGFRPALDHLAPLRLRGPRGGIVVDGTRVVADPRIHLVGYGPSASTVGANRAGRAAVRELRALLATPAPA